Proteins encoded by one window of Enterococcus faecalis:
- the gmk gene encoding guanylate kinase: MSERGLLIVLSGPSGVGKGTVRKAIFDSEENDFQYSISMTTRKQREGEVDGVDYYFRSREEFEAMIEAGEMLEYAEYVGNYYGTPLTYVNQTLDEGKDVFLEIEVQGAKQVKDKVPDGVFIFLTPPDLAELKSRIIGRGTDEMSVIEERMAVAREEIEMMALYDYAVVNDEVPLAVQRIKDIIASEHFRVDRVIGKYIKMLEEM, from the coding sequence ATGTCAGAGCGCGGGTTATTAATCGTATTGTCAGGTCCTTCAGGAGTGGGGAAAGGGACTGTAAGAAAGGCTATTTTCGACAGTGAAGAAAATGATTTTCAATATTCAATCTCAATGACCACTCGGAAACAGCGAGAAGGCGAAGTGGATGGAGTAGATTACTATTTCCGTTCAAGAGAAGAATTTGAAGCGATGATTGAAGCTGGAGAAATGTTGGAATATGCGGAATATGTTGGTAACTATTATGGGACACCATTAACGTATGTTAACCAGACGCTAGATGAAGGCAAAGACGTCTTTTTAGAAATCGAAGTCCAAGGGGCTAAACAAGTCAAAGACAAAGTGCCTGATGGCGTATTTATCTTTTTGACACCCCCCGATTTAGCGGAATTAAAATCAAGAATTATTGGCCGCGGAACAGACGAAATGTCTGTGATTGAAGAACGAATGGCTGTGGCCAGAGAAGAAATCGAAATGATGGCGCTGTATGATTATGCGGTAGTGAATGATGAAGTTCCTTTAGCCGTGCAACGAATTAAAGACATTATCGCGAGTGAGCACTTCCGTGTTGACCGTGTAATTGGAAAATATATTAAAATGTTAGAGGAGATGTAG
- the priA gene encoding primosomal protein N', with the protein MQKVAKVIVDVPTMQTDQPFTYLVPENLNEQLAVGMRVEVPFGNGNRHVQGFVLAIEPMAAMVLDETNVQLKELVAVLDLKPVLNTEMLALADYMKEKTFAFKITCLQTMLPSVMRADYQKYIYLTDELSEELQDQLFYGLEEISWDQAQERGLLPQLMALRKQQKVDIRYEVTTRNKVKMVRFIQAAKEFEQLEEIRLGLRKGAKKKEQLLYYLQRLGTEKVTAVKEMKELGFSTALLNEAAKNGWLTFIEKEAYRDPFANQTFEKTTALSLNAEQQVAVETILQSVQEQQSQTYLLEGITGSGKTEVYLQVIAEVLNQGKTAIMLVPEISLTPQMVQRFKSRFGEHVAVMHSGLSQGEKYDEWRKIERGEAEVVVGARSAIFAPIENIGVIIIDEEHEASYKQEETPRYHARDLAIWRSEYHHCPVVLGSATPSLESRARAQKNVYQRLRLTQRANQAATLPTIDVVDMRQEVENGNVSSFSMSLQEKLQERLEKNEQSVLLLNRRGYSSFVMCRDCGYVLPCPNCDISLTLHMDSKTMKCHYCGHEERIPYRCPNCGQDKIRYYGTGTQKVEEELQTLLPDSRILRMDVDTTRRKGAHEKILRTFGEGQADILLGTQMIAKGLDFPNVTLVGVLNADTALNLPDFRSSERTFQLLTQVSGRAGRAEKPGEVIIQSFNPEHYAIQLAKAQDYEDFYTKEMYIRHRGDYPPYYFTVQITASHPEENEAAKQMFQIATKLKQGLSPQAILLGPTPNAIMRVNNRYFYQVIIKYKQEPMLQPLLKEILTDTQRATARGLKLSIDAEPMNFI; encoded by the coding sequence ATGCAAAAAGTAGCCAAAGTTATTGTGGATGTACCAACGATGCAAACCGATCAACCATTCACTTATTTAGTTCCTGAAAATTTAAATGAGCAATTGGCTGTCGGCATGCGTGTAGAAGTGCCTTTTGGTAACGGTAATCGGCATGTTCAAGGGTTTGTTCTAGCCATTGAACCAATGGCTGCAATGGTTCTTGACGAAACAAATGTTCAGTTGAAAGAACTAGTGGCGGTGTTGGATTTAAAACCTGTTTTAAATACAGAAATGTTGGCTTTAGCTGATTATATGAAGGAAAAAACGTTTGCCTTTAAAATCACTTGTTTGCAAACCATGTTGCCTAGCGTAATGCGTGCCGATTACCAAAAATATATTTATTTAACGGATGAGCTTTCTGAAGAATTACAAGATCAGTTATTTTATGGTTTAGAGGAAATTTCGTGGGACCAAGCGCAAGAACGTGGGCTTTTGCCTCAACTAATGGCGTTGCGTAAACAGCAAAAAGTCGATATTCGCTACGAAGTTACGACGAGAAATAAAGTCAAAATGGTCCGCTTCATTCAAGCCGCTAAGGAATTTGAACAATTAGAGGAAATTCGTTTGGGTTTACGCAAGGGAGCTAAGAAGAAAGAGCAACTTCTTTACTATTTACAACGCTTGGGCACTGAAAAAGTCACCGCTGTGAAGGAAATGAAAGAATTAGGTTTCAGTACCGCGCTTTTAAATGAAGCGGCCAAAAACGGCTGGTTAACGTTCATTGAAAAAGAGGCGTATCGTGATCCGTTTGCTAATCAGACGTTTGAAAAAACGACTGCGTTATCTTTGAATGCAGAACAACAGGTGGCTGTGGAAACAATCTTACAATCGGTCCAAGAACAGCAAAGCCAAACCTACTTATTGGAAGGTATTACAGGAAGCGGGAAAACAGAAGTTTATCTACAGGTCATTGCAGAAGTTCTTAACCAAGGCAAAACAGCCATTATGCTTGTCCCTGAAATTTCTTTAACTCCGCAAATGGTGCAACGCTTTAAAAGTCGCTTTGGCGAACATGTTGCTGTAATGCACAGTGGCTTATCGCAAGGTGAAAAATACGATGAGTGGCGGAAGATCGAACGAGGAGAAGCGGAAGTGGTGGTTGGCGCGCGTTCAGCCATTTTTGCGCCAATCGAAAACATCGGTGTGATCATTATTGATGAAGAACACGAGGCAAGTTATAAACAAGAAGAAACCCCCCGCTACCACGCGAGAGATTTAGCGATTTGGCGTTCGGAGTACCATCATTGCCCTGTTGTTTTAGGTAGTGCCACGCCGTCCTTGGAATCACGCGCTCGCGCACAAAAAAATGTTTATCAGCGGTTACGATTAACACAGCGTGCCAATCAAGCGGCAACCTTGCCTACGATTGATGTAGTGGATATGCGGCAAGAAGTAGAAAATGGCAATGTCTCTTCTTTTTCCATGTCGTTACAAGAAAAACTCCAAGAACGCTTAGAGAAAAACGAACAAAGTGTTCTCCTACTTAATCGCCGTGGCTATTCGTCATTTGTGATGTGTCGCGATTGTGGCTATGTGTTGCCGTGTCCGAATTGTGATATTTCCTTGACTTTGCATATGGATAGTAAAACAATGAAATGTCATTATTGTGGGCATGAAGAACGGATTCCTTATCGCTGTCCTAACTGTGGCCAAGATAAAATTCGCTACTACGGAACAGGCACACAAAAAGTAGAAGAAGAATTACAAACGTTATTACCAGACAGTCGTATTCTCCGAATGGATGTTGATACGACCCGTCGCAAAGGTGCGCATGAAAAAATTTTGCGAACATTTGGTGAAGGACAAGCGGATATCTTATTAGGCACACAAATGATTGCCAAAGGACTGGACTTTCCAAATGTGACGTTAGTCGGTGTCTTAAATGCTGATACCGCCTTGAATTTACCCGATTTTCGTTCCAGTGAACGGACCTTCCAGTTATTGACACAGGTCAGTGGCCGAGCTGGTCGTGCTGAAAAACCGGGAGAAGTCATCATTCAATCTTTTAACCCCGAGCATTATGCGATACAATTGGCAAAAGCCCAAGATTATGAAGATTTTTATACAAAAGAAATGTATATCCGTCATCGTGGGGATTATCCGCCGTACTATTTTACGGTCCAAATTACGGCTAGCCATCCTGAAGAAAATGAAGCAGCGAAACAAATGTTTCAAATTGCGACGAAATTAAAACAAGGCTTATCGCCGCAAGCTATTTTGTTGGGACCAACGCCTAACGCAATTATGCGTGTCAATAATCGATACTTTTATCAAGTGATTATCAAGTATAAACAAGAACCAATGCTTCAACCATTATTGAAAGAAATTTTAACCGATACACAACGAGCAACGGCTCGTGGTTTAAAGCTTTCCATTGATGCAGAACCCATGAATTTTATTTAA
- a CDS encoding DUF1958 domain-containing protein — MNKKGLRNIARIKPFTLFLLGLVVSCGAFFAQPTVTHAEEDITAIAKKMGTTLKADGIPKAAIVVDADSGEILWSQQPDLAWNPASIAKVMTMYLAFEAMEQGKFTMDTTVTATQKDVDISKIYAISNNKITLGVAYPVRELLKMIAVPSSNVATLMLANLISGNQPTDFVHLMNQKAAELGMTNTTYYNCSGAQASAFNGLYQMQGIDPNGDNVSTARDLASLTYHFLKNYPEILEITNKPVVKTMVGTPYEETFEAYNYSLPGAKYGYQGVDGLKTGSSPTGGFNYIATVKQGDFRLIEVILGVGNWQNQDGEYERHVAGNALLDYAYTTYERKKLLDKGPQTIDHKKVTLANDLYGVVPKGSQPTFKLVAGQVQVDTPLTLLNSTVQAPKVAYQEVKPKQTTAEAAEESNEHSGDTTVAEPNHFIPKSIATSVLVLFGLIFSVITRQLQKRLERQKKHGKESSKTAAMRTIFLSAAVLSFLCAVGLFLLF; from the coding sequence GTGAATAAGAAAGGACTGAGAAACATCGCACGAATTAAACCATTTACATTGTTTCTGCTAGGCTTAGTTGTCAGTTGTGGGGCCTTTTTTGCCCAACCTACTGTGACTCACGCAGAAGAAGATATTACCGCGATTGCTAAAAAAATGGGGACGACCCTGAAAGCGGATGGCATTCCCAAAGCAGCCATCGTTGTTGATGCTGATTCTGGAGAAATTCTCTGGTCGCAGCAACCAGATTTAGCGTGGAATCCTGCCAGTATTGCCAAAGTGATGACCATGTACTTGGCCTTTGAAGCAATGGAGCAAGGAAAATTTACAATGGATACGACTGTGACTGCTACGCAAAAAGATGTCGATATTTCTAAAATATATGCCATTAGTAATAACAAAATTACGTTAGGTGTTGCTTATCCAGTCCGTGAACTGTTAAAAATGATTGCTGTCCCCTCTTCTAATGTGGCGACTCTCATGTTGGCAAACTTAATTTCAGGGAACCAGCCTACTGACTTTGTTCATTTAATGAATCAAAAAGCGGCTGAATTAGGGATGACAAATACTACCTATTACAACTGCAGTGGGGCGCAAGCAAGTGCCTTTAACGGCCTGTATCAAATGCAAGGAATTGACCCAAATGGCGATAACGTCTCTACAGCTAGAGATTTAGCTTCACTAACCTATCATTTTCTGAAAAATTATCCAGAAATTTTAGAAATCACCAATAAACCAGTGGTGAAAACAATGGTCGGCACGCCTTACGAGGAAACGTTTGAAGCGTACAATTATTCTTTACCAGGCGCTAAGTATGGTTATCAAGGCGTGGATGGTTTAAAAACAGGCTCTAGTCCAACAGGCGGCTTTAACTATATTGCGACTGTCAAACAAGGAGATTTCCGTTTAATTGAAGTCATTTTAGGCGTTGGTAATTGGCAAAACCAAGATGGTGAATACGAACGGCATGTTGCTGGGAATGCTTTGCTGGACTATGCCTATACGACATACGAACGCAAAAAACTTTTAGACAAAGGACCACAAACCATTGATCACAAAAAAGTCACTTTGGCTAACGATTTATACGGTGTCGTTCCCAAAGGCAGTCAGCCTACTTTTAAATTAGTAGCAGGGCAGGTGCAAGTCGACACGCCTTTGACATTGTTAAATAGTACTGTTCAAGCGCCTAAAGTGGCTTACCAAGAAGTTAAGCCAAAACAAACAACAGCTGAAGCTGCGGAAGAATCAAACGAACATTCTGGGGATACCACCGTTGCAGAACCGAATCATTTTATTCCCAAATCGATTGCCACAAGTGTTTTAGTCCTTTTCGGGCTGATCTTCTCAGTAATTACCCGTCAGCTTCAAAAACGTTTAGAACGTCAGAAAAAACACGGCAAAGAAAGCAGTAAAACTGCAGCCATGCGGACAATCTTTTTAAGTGCCGCAGTTCTTTCTTTCCTATGCGCCGTTGGCTTGTTTCTTTTATTCTAA
- the def gene encoding peptide deformylase — protein sequence MRYPVVIHPNEHLKMKAQPVTIITDEIVQLLEDMYETMLAHDGIGLAAPQIGKNLQMAVIEIDEESGHFELINPVIIEKKGTSIDVEGCLSIPETYGTVERADEVTVRYFDREGEEMEVTAYGYLARAFQHEIDHLNGELFIDKMIEKIAPEDLEAYMEEHFDD from the coding sequence ATGCGCTATCCAGTTGTGATTCACCCGAACGAACACTTAAAAATGAAGGCTCAACCTGTGACGATTATTACCGATGAAATTGTGCAGTTACTAGAGGATATGTATGAAACAATGCTGGCCCATGATGGGATTGGCTTAGCAGCCCCGCAAATTGGTAAAAATTTGCAAATGGCAGTGATTGAAATCGATGAAGAATCTGGTCATTTTGAACTAATTAATCCAGTGATTATTGAAAAAAAGGGAACCAGTATTGATGTGGAAGGCTGTTTAAGTATTCCAGAAACATATGGAACCGTTGAACGAGCAGATGAAGTGACTGTCCGTTATTTTGACCGTGAAGGTGAAGAAATGGAAGTTACGGCTTACGGCTATTTAGCTCGAGCTTTTCAACACGAAATTGATCATTTGAATGGCGAGTTATTTATCGACAAAATGATTGAGAAAATTGCACCAGAAGATTTAGAAGCGTATATGGAGGAACATTTTGATGACTAA
- a CDS encoding ASCH domain-containing protein: MLKNVEVFWQNFLDKHELDMLMPDVWMFGDGSSEMGNRLGQLVVSGRKTATCSSLDIYKMEEEQLPKAGQYDIILDGQSQPLAIIRTTKVEIMPMNKVSESFAQAEGEGDLTLDYWYEEHARFFKEELAPYQLQFYPDMLLVCQSFEVVDLYTEKE, translated from the coding sequence ATGTTAAAAAATGTAGAAGTGTTCTGGCAAAACTTTTTAGATAAACATGAATTAGATATGTTGATGCCCGATGTGTGGATGTTTGGTGATGGCTCTTCTGAGATGGGTAACCGTTTGGGTCAATTGGTTGTTTCTGGTCGTAAGACAGCGACATGTTCTTCTTTAGATATTTATAAGATGGAAGAAGAACAACTCCCTAAAGCTGGTCAATACGACATAATTTTAGATGGTCAGTCTCAACCGCTGGCTATTATTCGAACAACCAAAGTTGAAATTATGCCCATGAATAAGGTCTCAGAATCTTTTGCACAAGCGGAAGGTGAAGGAGATTTGACGCTGGATTATTGGTATGAAGAGCATGCACGGTTCTTTAAAGAAGAACTGGCCCCCTATCAGCTACAATTTTATCCCGACATGTTGTTAGTTTGCCAAAGTTTTGAAGTGGTGGATCTTTATACAGAAAAAGAATAG
- the rpoZ gene encoding DNA-directed RNA polymerase subunit omega, with translation MMLKPSIDSLLKEVPSKYSLVILASKRAHELDEGVQPTVESFDSVKSVGRALEEIEAGTVISDPNPEEKRERLRIEREERKRQREQEQKELENRLRDEKN, from the coding sequence ATGATGTTAAAACCGTCAATTGACTCATTATTAAAAGAAGTCCCTTCAAAATATTCTTTGGTTATTTTAGCAAGCAAACGTGCGCATGAATTAGATGAAGGCGTTCAACCAACCGTTGAATCCTTTGATTCTGTAAAAAGTGTGGGTCGTGCGTTAGAAGAAATCGAAGCAGGAACAGTGATCAGTGATCCAAATCCTGAAGAAAAACGCGAACGTCTACGCATTGAACGTGAAGAACGCAAACGCCAACGTGAACAAGAACAAAAAGAATTAGAAAACCGTTTACGTGACGAAAAAAATTAA
- the fmt gene encoding methionyl-tRNA formyltransferase has product MTKIVFMGTPAFSVPILESLIEAGYDVQAVVTQPDRPVGRKKVITPTPVKEAALKHNLLVLQPEKISGSPEMEKVIDLAPDLIVTAAFGQFLPEKILKAPKLGAINVHASLLPKYRGGAPVHYSIIEGEKETGVTIMEMVKKMDAGAILSQRAIPITKQDDVGTMFEKLSILGKELLLETLPKLIAGEITPIPQVEEEATFSPNITREQERIDWQKTAEAIDNQVRGMRPWPTAFTTYQGTNWKIWAVTPLTETTTSAPGTIIQRSKKALWIACGEGTVLQIDRLQPAGKGQLTIQEFLNGVGQNVAEKDKVD; this is encoded by the coding sequence ATGACTAAAATTGTATTTATGGGTACACCAGCCTTTTCTGTTCCGATTTTAGAAAGTTTAATCGAGGCAGGCTATGACGTTCAAGCGGTTGTCACGCAACCAGATCGACCAGTTGGCCGAAAAAAAGTGATTACCCCAACGCCTGTCAAAGAAGCAGCTTTAAAACATAACTTATTAGTCTTACAACCAGAGAAAATTTCAGGTTCTCCTGAAATGGAAAAAGTGATTGACTTAGCACCAGATTTAATTGTGACAGCAGCCTTTGGACAATTTTTACCAGAGAAAATTTTAAAAGCGCCCAAACTAGGTGCGATTAATGTCCATGCCTCACTTTTACCAAAATATCGTGGCGGCGCACCTGTACATTACTCGATTATTGAAGGAGAAAAAGAAACAGGCGTCACGATTATGGAAATGGTGAAAAAAATGGATGCTGGCGCGATTTTATCGCAACGTGCAATTCCGATTACGAAACAAGACGATGTAGGCACCATGTTTGAAAAATTAAGCATTCTAGGAAAAGAACTTTTATTAGAGACGTTACCTAAGCTAATTGCTGGCGAAATCACGCCTATTCCACAAGTGGAAGAAGAGGCTACTTTTTCACCAAATATTACCCGGGAACAAGAACGAATTGACTGGCAAAAAACTGCTGAGGCAATCGATAACCAAGTGCGTGGTATGCGTCCTTGGCCAACAGCGTTCACAACCTATCAAGGGACCAACTGGAAAATTTGGGCAGTGACACCACTGACTGAAACAACAACTAGCGCCCCAGGAACGATTATCCAACGTAGTAAAAAAGCGCTATGGATTGCTTGTGGCGAAGGGACAGTCCTTCAAATTGATCGCCTGCAACCAGCAGGTAAAGGTCAATTAACGATTCAAGAATTTTTAAATGGCGTTGGTCAAAATGTCGCAGAAAAAGATAAGGTGGACTAA
- the rsmB gene encoding 16S rRNA (cytosine(967)-C(5))-methyltransferase RsmB, producing MAEKIPKKLKRSVRYVALETIERVDKGGAYSNLLLNEMMTKSELSEKDGRLFTELVYGTISRKLLLEYYLTPFVKKPQKVDNWVKNLLILSLYQLLYLDKVPDHAVINEAVEIGKRRGNPGIGKFVNGVLRAFQRNGAPSLAAISDPVDRLATEISMPRWLTEKLLAQLGEEETRQLGLSLFEKSHASGRVNTRFISREEALEELQETGIAAKESQLSPYGVVAEKGYLAGSELFINGCLTIQDESSMLVAPAMQIEPHHCVLDACAAPGGKTTHIATFLEAEAGGRVTSLDIHAHKIKLINENAQRLHVADVVQAEKLDARQVAEEFPAETFDRILVDAPCSGLGLMRRKPDIKYHKTANDFQNLPKIQLEILESVAPTLKQWGIMVYSTCTITPEENQEVVAAFLAKHPEFEKIEIVANENVQAVVKEQELVLYPHQYMTDGFFICCMRKVSSNEVK from the coding sequence ATGGCTGAAAAAATCCCCAAGAAATTAAAACGTTCTGTTCGATACGTTGCTTTAGAAACCATCGAACGTGTGGATAAAGGTGGGGCGTACTCCAATCTTTTACTTAATGAAATGATGACAAAATCAGAACTAAGCGAGAAAGATGGCCGCTTGTTTACAGAACTTGTCTACGGCACAATTAGTCGCAAATTATTGTTGGAATACTACTTAACACCATTTGTTAAGAAACCGCAAAAAGTCGATAATTGGGTGAAAAATTTATTGATTTTATCGTTATATCAATTACTTTATTTAGATAAAGTGCCCGATCATGCAGTCATTAATGAAGCGGTTGAAATTGGCAAACGTCGTGGCAATCCTGGGATTGGTAAATTCGTGAATGGCGTGCTGCGGGCGTTCCAACGAAATGGAGCACCTAGTTTGGCAGCAATTAGCGATCCAGTTGATCGTTTAGCCACGGAAATTAGCATGCCACGTTGGTTAACAGAAAAATTGCTTGCCCAATTAGGCGAAGAAGAAACACGGCAGTTAGGTTTGTCATTATTTGAAAAAAGCCATGCGAGTGGCCGAGTAAACACACGGTTTATTTCACGAGAAGAAGCGCTGGAAGAATTACAAGAAACAGGGATTGCCGCGAAGGAAAGTCAACTTTCCCCTTATGGTGTTGTCGCTGAAAAAGGCTACTTAGCTGGTAGTGAACTGTTTATTAACGGTTGTTTAACTATTCAAGATGAAAGCTCTATGCTCGTGGCTCCAGCGATGCAAATTGAACCGCATCATTGTGTCTTGGATGCCTGCGCGGCTCCTGGTGGTAAAACGACTCATATCGCAACTTTTTTAGAGGCTGAAGCAGGTGGTCGTGTGACCTCTTTAGATATTCATGCGCACAAAATTAAGCTAATTAATGAAAATGCGCAACGCCTCCATGTGGCGGATGTCGTCCAAGCAGAAAAGCTTGATGCGCGACAAGTGGCCGAAGAATTTCCCGCAGAAACCTTTGATCGGATTTTAGTTGATGCGCCATGTTCAGGCTTAGGGCTAATGCGCCGTAAACCAGACATTAAATACCATAAAACGGCCAATGATTTTCAAAATTTACCTAAAATTCAGTTAGAAATCTTAGAAAGTGTTGCCCCAACACTAAAACAATGGGGTATAATGGTCTATAGCACTTGTACTATTACGCCAGAAGAAAATCAGGAAGTGGTGGCAGCCTTTTTAGCCAAACACCCTGAATTTGAAAAAATTGAAATTGTTGCAAATGAAAATGTCCAAGCAGTAGTAAAAGAGCAAGAACTGGTTCTGTATCCCCATCAATACATGACAGATGGCTTCTTTATTTGCTGTATGCGGAAAGTTAGTTCAAATGAGGTGAAATAA
- a CDS encoding Stp1/IreP family PP2C-type Ser/Thr phosphatase, which produces MEINVQSDVGRKRNTNQDYANVFENQQHITFAVLADGMGGHQAGDVASQMAVNNLGESWSNASVDSAEKSAQWLIQAIQKENEKIYERGQSKPEYLGMGTTVVGAILLPDSFVLANVGDSRAYLVRDQHMLQLTEDHSLVNELVKSGEITREMAANHPRKNVLTRSLGMPGTVEVDVTNHEWLPNDYLLLCSDGLTNMVPETKILEILETSDPLESKLSQLVAQANEAGGLDNITVLVIHFDEQKEENQ; this is translated from the coding sequence TTGGAAATCAACGTTCAATCAGATGTCGGTCGCAAAAGAAATACGAACCAAGATTATGCCAACGTTTTTGAGAACCAACAACACATAACCTTTGCTGTTTTAGCAGATGGCATGGGTGGCCACCAAGCAGGTGATGTCGCTAGCCAAATGGCAGTCAATAATTTAGGTGAGAGTTGGTCCAATGCGTCTGTCGACTCAGCTGAAAAATCTGCACAGTGGTTAATTCAAGCAATTCAAAAGGAAAATGAAAAAATTTATGAACGCGGACAATCGAAACCAGAGTATTTAGGAATGGGGACAACCGTGGTTGGTGCCATCCTTTTACCGGATTCATTTGTCTTAGCAAATGTGGGGGACAGTCGTGCTTATTTAGTTCGTGACCAACACATGTTACAATTAACAGAAGATCATTCTTTAGTGAATGAACTAGTAAAATCAGGGGAGATTACTCGTGAGATGGCTGCAAATCATCCACGAAAAAATGTCCTAACACGTTCTTTGGGAATGCCTGGCACTGTTGAAGTCGATGTAACCAATCATGAATGGCTGCCTAATGACTATTTACTGTTATGTTCGGACGGTTTAACCAATATGGTTCCTGAGACAAAAATTTTAGAAATTTTAGAGACGTCAGATCCCTTAGAATCCAAATTAAGCCAACTCGTTGCCCAAGCAAATGAAGCGGGTGGTTTAGATAACATTACCGTGTTAGTGATACACTTTGACGAACAGAAGGAGGAAAACCAATGA
- a CDS encoding YdbC family protein produces the protein MKEEFSYEILEEVAVLSENARGWRKELNLISWNGRPPKFDLREWAPDHEKMGKGITLTNEEFAELSKTIKSM, from the coding sequence ATGAAAGAAGAATTTTCATATGAAATTTTAGAAGAAGTCGCTGTGTTATCTGAGAATGCTCGTGGCTGGCGTAAAGAATTGAATTTAATTAGTTGGAATGGTCGTCCACCAAAATTTGATTTGCGTGAGTGGGCCCCTGATCACGAAAAAATGGGTAAAGGCATCACCTTAACCAACGAAGAATTTGCTGAATTAAGCAAAACAATTAAATCCATGTAA
- a CDS encoding YicC/YloC family endoribonuclease — MKSMTGFGKKTIQNENYQLDIEVKSVNQRFLDIQLRMPKELNAYELVIRQVIKRTLKRGRVEVYVNLQKIGNNQKEVRVQWDLIDQLLTSVDQHLKENYPEATFDAGDTVNHLLKQNDFVEIVEAEIVDQTFEPFLVQAFEAAIASLDQSRVQEGTQIKQVLLDYVAVLTQSIQELQAFVGVFEQEYRQRFEAKLNEWLGSQVDETRLLTEMAILLEKGDIHEELDRLDIHIDKLHQLLDETEPVGRELDFLIQEMNREVNTIGSKSSPIEIKNSVVQMKTTLEKIREQIQNVE; from the coding sequence ATGAAAAGTATGACTGGATTTGGAAAAAAGACCATTCAAAATGAAAATTATCAATTGGATATCGAAGTCAAAAGTGTCAACCAGCGGTTTTTAGATATTCAATTGCGTATGCCAAAGGAACTGAATGCCTATGAACTGGTGATTCGGCAAGTAATCAAACGCACGTTAAAACGTGGACGTGTGGAAGTCTATGTAAATCTCCAAAAAATCGGCAACAATCAAAAAGAAGTGCGCGTGCAGTGGGACTTAATTGATCAATTATTAACTTCGGTAGATCAACATTTAAAGGAAAACTATCCGGAAGCAACGTTTGATGCAGGGGACACGGTCAACCATTTATTAAAGCAAAATGATTTTGTCGAAATAGTGGAAGCAGAAATCGTTGATCAGACATTTGAACCATTTCTTGTTCAAGCATTTGAAGCAGCCATCGCTAGTCTTGACCAAAGCCGTGTGCAAGAAGGAACGCAAATTAAACAAGTCCTGCTTGACTATGTAGCAGTGTTGACCCAATCAATTCAAGAACTGCAAGCTTTTGTGGGCGTTTTTGAACAAGAATACCGTCAACGTTTTGAAGCGAAATTAAACGAATGGTTAGGTAGCCAAGTGGATGAAACACGCTTATTAACAGAAATGGCCATTTTATTGGAAAAAGGCGATATTCATGAAGAATTGGATCGTTTGGATATCCATATTGATAAGTTGCATCAGTTGCTTGACGAAACAGAACCAGTGGGCCGAGAACTAGATTTCTTAATTCAAGAAATGAACCGTGAAGTCAATACGATTGGTTCGAAATCAAGTCCAATTGAAATAAAAAATAGTGTCGTTCAAATGAAAACAACCTTAGAAAAGATTCGTGAACAAATTCAAAATGTCGAATAG